A single genomic interval of Procambarus clarkii isolate CNS0578487 chromosome 61, FALCON_Pclarkii_2.0, whole genome shotgun sequence harbors:
- the LOC138354078 gene encoding uncharacterized protein: MENLSPKPSESKHSVENVKQIGKFSDESENQGKYKRSRIFMEQFTTQIMTAKHDQSFNNKPDETRLMNKNLRYSGKLEQPTKNKSHFPWKLMTGDEKIDKKSQSRNISQEKLDFRLNGFTFTLKLYVRRFASSLSMILCILSMALTSFWHRINTLLKSTTARIVQINAAFISLLVEVIPRKLFKRVMIYFCYITSGLRYRSAMLFVLNLAPSRTTKAVVRAYLRRVPAWVMAWQAQLLLPGSSSFAKIIRNLGEVVRLPATLLETVFVATAGLLGALSKTLTFSRKHSTKPIFKRVSSSESKQTNSFQTHPEKLEQDAKSKKCFLKLMARDKECPFEKISQDDLDPRRAGPSRNPKLYIKRIASSLNMIINILSTTVESFWHKINTTLKCTGSHILHIIGASTSWLIEITCFKNIFSILCQVLRLPITLLKAVRRAPAGATNSHCRSGPSSRSISVDGVRRRLSSSSWKLKIRRNSEQ; the protein is encoded by the coding sequence ATGGAAAATTTATCTCCAAAACCTTCCGAATCAAAGCACTCTGTGGAAAATGTAAAACAAATCGGAAAATTTAGTGATGAATCTGAAAATCAAGGAAAATATAAGAGGTCACGTATATTTATGGAACAATTTACCACACAAATAATGACTGCTAAGCACGATCAGTCATTCAATAACAAACCGGACGAGACGAGGCTCATGAACAAAAATTTAAGATATTCGGGGAAATTGGAGCAACCTACCAAAAATAAATCACATTTTCCATGGAAATTAATGACAGGAGATGAAAAGATTGACAAGAAAAGTCAATCTAGAAATATTTCACAAGAGAAATTGGATTTCAGGTTAAACGGTTTTACATTCACTCTTAAGTTGTATGTAAGGAGATTTGCATCCTCTTTGAGCATGATCCTCTGTATTCTATCCATGGCACTTACATCATTTTGGCATAGAATAAACACCTTGCTTAAATCCACCACAGCTCGCATCGTTCAGATTAACGCAGCATTTATATCTTTGCTGGTCGAAGTCATTCCAAGGAAATTGTTCAAACGCGTTATGATATATTTCTGCTACATCACCTCCGGCTTGAGGTATCGGTCAGCTATGTTGTTCGTCCTCAACTTAGCGCCGTCGAGGACGACGAAGGCAGTGGTGAGGGCGTACCTGAGGCGAGTACCAGCCTGGGTGATGGCGTGGCAGGCCCAGCTCCTCCTGCCAGGAAGTAGCTCCTTCGCCAAGATCATCAGGAACTTGGGAGAGGTTGTGCGTCTTCCCGCCACTCTGCTGGAGACTGTCTTCGTGGCCACGGCGGGGCTGCTCGGGGCTCTCTCCAAGACTCTGACCTTCTCCAGGAAACACTCGACTAAACCGATATTTAAACGCGTCTCTTCTTCGGAGTCAAAACAAACAAATAGTTTCCAAACACATCCGGAGAAATTAGAACAAGATGCCAAAAGCAAAAAATGTTTTTTGAAACTGATGGCACGCGACAAAGAGTGTCCATTCGAAAAGATTTCACAAGATGATTTAGACCCCAGGAGAGCTGGACCCTCACGGAATCCCAAGTTATACATCAAAAGAATCGCATCATCTTTGAATATGATCATCAACATTCTATCCACGACAGTAGAATCGTTTTGGCACAAAATAAACACCACCCTAAAATGCACTGGAAGTCACATACTACACATTATCGGAGCATCTACATCTTGGCTGATTGAGATCACCTGTTTCAAGAATATCTTCAGCATCTTGTGCCAAGTGCTGCGTCTGCCCATCACTCTGCTGAAGGCGGTGCGGAGGGCCCCGGCGGGAGCTACCAACTCCCACTGTAGATCTGGGCCTTCATCCCGGAGTATCTCTGTAGATGGGGTCCGGAGGCGCCTCTCTTCCTCATCTTGGAAGCTAAAGATAAGACGGAACTCTGAGCAATAA